The Thermodesulfovibrionia bacterium genome includes a window with the following:
- the surE gene encoding 5'/3'-nucleotidase SurE codes for MPLILVTNDDGISSAGIKALAKALEAAGDVYIVAPDSEQSAVAHALTLHRPLKSAKTGKKKFSINGTPTDCVIIGVNKLLPRKPDILVSGINHGGNLGDDVTYSGTVAAAMEATLLGIPSIAISLAIDPQSNGDLNIKPSRFRQAADIAVKFAGIVLKKGLPKDTLLNINVPDLLKIKGEKFTKQGKRVYDSSIQELSDPRGKKHYWIGGGMPIWEPGEETDFEAVINGFVSVTPVHLDMTNYRALKFIKKNWKV; via the coding sequence ATGCCTCTTATTCTTGTAACAAACGATGACGGCATCTCTTCTGCCGGGATCAAAGCCCTTGCAAAGGCTCTTGAAGCCGCAGGCGATGTTTATATCGTTGCTCCTGATTCAGAGCAGAGCGCGGTTGCACATGCGCTGACACTTCACAGGCCGCTTAAGTCCGCAAAGACAGGCAAGAAGAAATTTTCAATCAACGGCACTCCTACCGACTGCGTTATCATTGGTGTTAACAAGCTTCTTCCCCGGAAGCCGGATATACTTGTTTCCGGGATAAACCACGGCGGAAACCTTGGGGATGATGTCACTTACTCCGGTACCGTGGCTGCCGCAATGGAGGCTACGCTTCTCGGCATACCTTCTATCGCAATATCATTAGCTATCGACCCTCAGAGCAATGGGGACTTGAATATAAAACCTTCAAGGTTCAGGCAGGCGGCTGACATTGCGGTTAAATTTGCAGGGATAGTTCTAAAAAAAGGGCTGCCTAAAGATACTCTGCTGAATATCAATGTCCCGGATCTATTGAAAATTAAGGGTGAAAAGTTCACAAAGCAGGGCAAGAGGGTATATGACAGTTCCATACAGGAATTGTCTGACCCCAGGGGAAAAAAGCATTACTGGATAGGCGGCGGCATGCCGATATGGGAGCCGGGGGAAGAGACTGACTTTGAAGCTGTTATCAACGGATTTGTCTCTGTCACTCCGGTGCATCTTGATATGACGAATTACAGGGCGTTAAAATTTATCAAAAAAAACTGGAAAGTTTAA
- a CDS encoding diguanylate cyclase, whose translation MKTRIDFSSDRNVSIHAISMHRRFVYILLFEVIAVIVAVIYGKSVGDIEKPFMEGELLTGFSFIQLLAVSGYSWGIFRIHEVSFNIRVLKAKHLVWLFISLGFLFLAFDELFEIHENMDYLIHEVLQLIETGFTDRIDDLIILLYGLTGMFVIYHYRDGLKKYVSALPYLKWAFTFLYIMILLDVITNRDDIIFFLIKDSSLADSVSMWLRIAEDGFKLIAEGAFFGIAFRCSQIVYTDPLITTSTSIDLYNAIKKIHHKYSRYGQNYGIIICDIDDFDNYVNSYGHVQGNNIIKFAADRINNSLRYSDDVFRRGGREILIIASHQNLKETAFVAERLRRDIESLKIEHKGADGGILTMSCGVSAFDKEHITNWKSVIISADKALNKARSSGRNHVCHSGDMAAS comes from the coding sequence ATGAAAACCCGGATAGACTTTTCATCAGACAGAAACGTTTCGATCCACGCAATATCGATGCACCGTCGTTTTGTCTACATCCTCTTATTTGAGGTCATTGCCGTAATTGTAGCTGTTATCTATGGAAAGTCTGTCGGAGATATAGAAAAGCCTTTTATGGAAGGCGAGCTTCTTACGGGTTTCTCCTTTATTCAACTGCTTGCCGTTTCAGGATACTCCTGGGGAATATTCAGGATCCATGAGGTATCTTTCAATATTCGTGTCCTGAAGGCAAAGCATCTAGTATGGTTGTTCATCTCACTTGGTTTTCTATTTCTTGCCTTTGATGAGTTATTTGAGATACATGAGAATATGGATTATCTTATTCATGAGGTTCTGCAGCTAATTGAAACCGGATTTACTGACAGGATCGATGACCTTATCATTTTATTGTATGGCTTGACAGGCATGTTTGTGATCTATCATTACCGTGACGGATTAAAAAAATATGTGTCTGCTTTGCCTTATCTGAAATGGGCCTTCACTTTTCTCTACATAATGATCCTGCTGGATGTAATAACAAACAGGGACGATATTATCTTCTTTCTTATTAAAGATAGTTCATTGGCAGATTCGGTCAGCATGTGGCTCCGCATTGCTGAAGACGGATTTAAACTTATTGCAGAGGGCGCTTTTTTCGGGATCGCTTTTCGCTGCTCTCAGATTGTTTATACCGATCCCCTGATAACGACAAGCACATCGATAGATCTGTATAATGCGATAAAGAAGATACACCATAAATATAGCAGATATGGGCAAAATTACGGGATCATAATTTGTGATATCGATGATTTTGACAACTATGTGAATTCATACGGCCATGTTCAGGGAAACAATATTATCAAATTTGCAGCCGACAGAATAAACAACTCTCTCAGGTATTCAGATGATGTCTTCAGGAGAGGCGGCAGGGAGATCCTGATCATCGCCAGTCATCAGAACCTGAAGGAGACGGCATTTGTCGCTGAAAGGCTCAGAAGAGATATCGAGTCTCTTAAAATCGAGCACAAAGGCGCTGACGGCGGGATATTAACCATGAGCTGCGGAGTTTCTGCCTTTGATAAAGAACATATCACCAACTGGAAATCTGTAATAATCAGCGCTGACAAGGCATTGAATAAAGCAAGGTCATCAGGCAGGAACCATGTTTGCCATTCAGGTGACATGGCTGCATCATAA
- a CDS encoding MFS transporter, which translates to MLNKKKTIIPLLSWASFDFAETIFSANILSVFFPLWLTKVLGGQPYHYSYVYSASLFVSVIMAIYIGRYADKNAARKPLFLASVALSASGLVILSRCSTLYSALTAFFFVNLFYQQSLVLYNSLLTSVSDEENNSFSSGIGVGIGYVGGAVGLFLISKFSSTETSAFLFVAAAFFIFSLPTGFYVKEKPVKAINGVSVRSILKDRKFLLFILSCLFLTEAAHTIIIFMSIYLDKVYNMDRQGIVVVIATAAIVSAAGSPLIGKLSDRVGAKKVFSMLFPAWALAFCIFPFIPKILVYVMGITFGLLLGAVWTTIRPVLIEISPKEEVATRFAFLSISERMAAIIGPIWWTFIGQIVDYKTATLSLAIFPLIGWLIFSLHKKASLH; encoded by the coding sequence ATGTTAAATAAAAAAAAGACGATCATTCCGCTTTTATCATGGGCATCATTCGATTTTGCCGAAACGATCTTTTCCGCAAACATCCTCTCTGTCTTCTTCCCTCTCTGGCTTACGAAGGTGCTCGGGGGGCAGCCTTATCACTACAGCTATGTATATTCAGCTTCATTGTTCGTCTCTGTCATCATGGCAATATACATAGGAAGATATGCAGATAAGAATGCAGCCAGAAAACCTCTCTTTCTTGCTTCGGTTGCACTTTCTGCCTCGGGGCTCGTCATCCTTTCAAGATGCAGCACATTATATTCAGCCCTTACGGCATTCTTCTTTGTGAATCTCTTTTACCAGCAGAGCCTTGTTCTTTACAACTCTCTGCTTACCTCGGTATCAGATGAAGAGAACAACTCATTCTCTTCCGGAATAGGCGTGGGCATCGGCTATGTCGGAGGAGCAGTAGGCCTTTTCCTCATATCAAAGTTCAGCTCAACCGAGACATCGGCTTTCCTGTTCGTTGCTGCAGCATTTTTCATATTCTCGCTTCCAACAGGTTTTTATGTGAAGGAAAAACCGGTAAAGGCTATTAACGGCGTATCTGTAAGAAGCATACTCAAAGACAGGAAATTTCTGTTATTTATATTGTCCTGCCTCTTTCTTACAGAGGCAGCCCATACGATAATAATCTTCATGTCAATATATCTGGACAAGGTCTATAATATGGACCGCCAGGGCATTGTAGTTGTTATCGCAACGGCTGCAATTGTCAGTGCTGCCGGTTCGCCGCTGATAGGCAAGCTATCTGACAGGGTCGGAGCAAAGAAAGTATTTAGTATGCTCTTCCCTGCCTGGGCGCTCGCTTTCTGCATATTCCCCTTTATCCCCAAAATATTAGTTTATGTAATGGGAATAACATTCGGGCTTCTGCTGGGAGCGGTCTGGACAACTATCCGGCCTGTGCTTATTGAAATATCGCCGAAAGAAGAAGTAGCCACGCGCTTTGCGTTCCTTTCCATATCAGAAAGGATGGCAGCTATCATAGGGCCTATATGGTGGACTTTTATTGGCCAGATTGTTGATTACAAAACTGCGACATTAAGCCTGGCAATATTTCCTCTGATCGGGTGGCTGATATTCAGTCTTCACAAAAAAGCGTCTCTGCATTAA
- a CDS encoding sulfite exporter TauE/SafE family protein, producing the protein MLKKIFKYSKIFLPLLLLSVLAVGVADVFAAHPQEAVAVTSQHAWWFWPLILLVLSFFLGVFAVLAGVGGGVLYVPIVSGFLPFHLDFVRGAGLIVALAGALAAGPGLLRKGMADLRLAMPMALIASSSAIVGAMIGLALPTNIVQTMLGVTILLIVVIIIMAKKSEYPNVQKPDKLSQSLRIMGVYYEPTLKEEVNWKIHRTATGLMLFVIIGVMAGMFGLGAGWANVPVLNLVLGAPIKISVATSKFLLSITDTSAAWIYLNNGAVLPMMVVPSVIGIMLGSLVGVRVLAVTKPKVIRIMVIVVLGIAGIKALTKGLGIG; encoded by the coding sequence ATGCTAAAGAAGATTTTTAAGTACTCAAAGATTTTTTTGCCGTTGCTACTTCTTTCAGTTTTGGCAGTTGGTGTTGCAGATGTGTTTGCCGCACATCCTCAGGAAGCGGTTGCCGTGACCTCGCAGCATGCCTGGTGGTTCTGGCCATTGATCCTGCTGGTCCTCTCATTTTTCCTCGGTGTCTTCGCTGTTCTTGCAGGTGTCGGAGGCGGCGTTCTGTATGTGCCTATCGTCAGCGGATTTCTGCCGTTCCATCTTGATTTCGTAAGAGGCGCAGGATTGATAGTTGCTCTTGCAGGAGCCCTTGCCGCAGGCCCGGGCCTGCTCAGAAAAGGTATGGCTGACCTTAGACTGGCAATGCCGATGGCGCTCATTGCATCTTCCAGCGCTATAGTCGGCGCCATGATAGGCCTTGCTCTGCCGACAAACATCGTGCAGACAATGCTTGGAGTTACCATACTTCTTATCGTTGTCATTATCATCATGGCTAAAAAATCAGAATACCCTAATGTTCAAAAGCCTGATAAGCTCTCTCAGTCATTAAGGATCATGGGCGTCTATTATGAGCCGACCTTAAAAGAGGAAGTCAACTGGAAGATACACAGGACTGCGACAGGTTTAATGCTCTTCGTTATCATAGGCGTAATGGCAGGCATGTTCGGTCTTGGCGCAGGATGGGCGAATGTCCCGGTGCTTAACCTTGTTCTGGGCGCCCCTATTAAAATATCAGTTGCAACAAGCAAATTCCTTTTATCAATAACCGATACATCAGCCGCCTGGATATATCTGAATAACGGCGCAGTGCTCCCTATGATGGTAGTGCCTTCTGTCATAGGCATAATGCTCGGCTCACTCGTCGGTGTCAGGGTGCTTGCTGTTACAAAGCCCAAGGTGATCAGGATAATGGTTATAGTAGTTCTCGGAATTGCCGGTATTAAAGCGCTTACTAAAGGCTTGGGAATAGGCTAA
- a CDS encoding universal stress protein yields MIDACPITGLKNILIAFDGSASSEKALHEAINLAKSCGTKLHIMTVVEVNEEYEALAPKLVEKSDNEAKTFLDAAKSCAEREKVSCSIIVHRGEDAAHFIVEEAERLKADMIVMGKHGRKKGLRRLLIGSVTEKVISHAGCKVLIVPN; encoded by the coding sequence ATGATAGACGCATGTCCCATAACCGGATTGAAAAACATTCTTATAGCATTTGACGGCTCGGCCTCCAGCGAAAAGGCGCTGCATGAAGCGATCAACCTTGCTAAATCATGCGGCACAAAACTCCACATTATGACTGTCGTCGAGGTCAATGAAGAGTATGAGGCGCTTGCGCCAAAGCTCGTGGAGAAGTCGGACAACGAGGCAAAAACGTTCCTCGATGCTGCAAAGAGCTGCGCTGAGCGCGAAAAGGTTTCATGCAGCATCATTGTGCACCGCGGTGAAGATGCTGCCCACTTCATTGTTGAAGAAGCGGAAAGGCTCAAGGCTGACATGATAGTCATGGGCAAACACGGCAGGAAAAAAGGGCTCAGAAGGCTCCTTATCGGCAGCGTCACAGAAAAGGTGATCTCCCACGCCGGCTGCAAGGTACTGATCGTACCGAACTAA
- the nhaD gene encoding sodium:proton antiporter NhaD, translating to MTAVIFVLCYAMIALEYPLKINKSATALIAAGLMWTMYSFASPLGVEGVTGQLTEKLAETAAIVFFLIGAMTIVEVTDAHGGFEVITSRIKATKLTSLLWIIGFITFFLSAVLDNMTTTIVMVALMKRLLNDSKQRIFFAGIIVIAANAGGAWSPIGDVTTTMLWIGGQITTGNIIKGVFIASIINMVVPLIIASFMLKGNIVPLQKTENSLVAASQFEKNLMFFMGMGCLIFVPVFKAITHLPPYLGILLSLGVLWLVGELLHRNKPEEDFERLTLTRALKRIDMASVIFFIGILLAVAALSANGMLPALAQWLDLKLGNQSMIVIIIGLVSAIVDNIPLVAASMGMYPLAQFPADSFIWEFLTYCAGTGGSILIIGSAAGVAAMGLEKIEFFWYARRIGPLALIGYLSGAAAYIIQYNLLH from the coding sequence ATGACAGCAGTAATTTTCGTGCTCTGCTATGCGATGATCGCGCTTGAGTACCCCCTCAAGATAAACAAGTCTGCCACAGCTCTGATAGCTGCCGGACTGATGTGGACAATGTACTCCTTTGCAAGCCCGCTGGGCGTGGAAGGAGTAACCGGCCAGCTCACTGAAAAGCTTGCCGAGACAGCTGCCATCGTATTCTTCCTTATCGGCGCCATGACCATCGTCGAGGTGACCGATGCCCACGGCGGTTTTGAGGTCATCACCTCACGCATTAAGGCAACCAAGCTGACAAGCCTGCTCTGGATCATCGGCTTCATTACTTTCTTTTTGTCTGCCGTTCTTGACAATATGACGACGACCATCGTGATGGTCGCCCTTATGAAACGCCTTCTCAATGACAGTAAACAGCGAATCTTTTTCGCAGGCATTATAGTAATTGCCGCCAATGCCGGCGGCGCCTGGTCCCCTATCGGCGATGTGACCACAACCATGCTCTGGATCGGCGGACAGATCACAACAGGCAATATTATAAAAGGTGTATTCATTGCTTCGATTATCAATATGGTGGTTCCGCTTATTATCGCCTCCTTTATGCTCAAAGGAAACATCGTGCCTCTCCAAAAGACTGAAAACAGCTTAGTTGCCGCCTCTCAGTTCGAAAAGAATCTGATGTTCTTTATGGGCATGGGCTGCCTTATCTTCGTTCCGGTCTTCAAGGCTATTACGCATCTGCCTCCATACCTCGGTATCCTGCTGTCCCTCGGTGTGCTTTGGCTGGTTGGGGAACTTCTGCATCGCAACAAACCTGAAGAGGATTTCGAGCGCCTCACATTGACCAGAGCACTCAAACGCATTGATATGGCATCAGTGATCTTCTTTATCGGTATCCTGCTTGCCGTGGCTGCCCTTTCTGCCAACGGCATGCTCCCTGCGCTGGCCCAATGGCTTGATCTCAAACTCGGCAACCAGTCTATGATCGTCATTATCATCGGCCTTGTCTCCGCCATTGTTGATAACATTCCTCTGGTGGCAGCTTCCATGGGTATGTATCCGCTTGCACAGTTCCCGGCAGACTCATTTATCTGGGAGTTTTTGACCTACTGCGCCGGTACCGGTGGTTCTATCCTGATCATTGGCTCAGCTGCCGGTGTGGCTGCAATGGGGCTTGAAAAGATCGAGTTCTTCTGGTACGCCCGCCGCATCGGCCCGCTCGCACTGATCGGATATCTATCCGGCGCGGCAGCTTATATTATCCAATACAACTTGTTACACTGA
- the xerC gene encoding tyrosine recombinase XerC yields the protein MKIDIENFKNYLKAEINVSPHTLRAYTKDLEEFLSFVDKRPKEIDNLDIRSFLAALHQKKLKKTSIARKLATIRSYFKFLHREGYVKHNPAKLVATPKIPKKLPRFLSVDEVFSLVDAPVGETFKATRDKAIFELLYSCGLRISELTSLDIGDLDIKESLIRVKGKGRKERIVPVGAKALDSINNYLPERVSVKKKTEALFLNSRGGRLTQRSVSRLLIEYSRTINLIGQISPHVLRHTFATHMLHGGADLRTIQELLGHSSLSSTQIYTHVDNVHLAEVYDNAHPLAKKKR from the coding sequence TTGAAAATCGATATTGAAAATTTCAAAAACTATTTAAAGGCTGAGATCAATGTATCCCCGCACACTCTCAGGGCATACACAAAAGACCTGGAAGAGTTTCTCTCTTTTGTTGATAAAAGACCAAAAGAGATAGACAATCTTGACATCAGGAGTTTTCTTGCTGCACTTCATCAGAAGAAGCTGAAAAAGACATCCATCGCAAGAAAGCTTGCTACAATAAGAAGCTACTTTAAATTCCTCCACAGGGAAGGATACGTAAAGCATAACCCGGCAAAGCTCGTTGCAACACCAAAGATACCAAAGAAACTGCCGCGGTTCCTGTCAGTTGATGAGGTCTTCTCTCTTGTAGACGCCCCCGTCGGGGAAACCTTCAAGGCGACAAGAGACAAGGCCATCTTTGAACTTCTCTACTCTTGCGGGCTCAGGATATCTGAACTGACATCGCTGGATATAGGCGATCTCGATATCAAGGAATCGCTTATAAGGGTCAAGGGAAAAGGCAGAAAGGAGAGGATCGTCCCGGTAGGCGCAAAAGCCCTGGACTCTATTAACAACTATCTTCCTGAAAGGGTATCGGTCAAGAAAAAAACAGAAGCGCTATTTCTTAACAGCCGCGGCGGAAGATTAACGCAGAGAAGCGTCAGCCGCCTGCTGATAGAGTACAGCAGAACGATAAACCTCATCGGCCAGATCAGCCCTCATGTTTTGAGGCACACATTTGCAACTCACATGCTCCACGGAGGCGCGGATCTCAGGACCATACAGGAACTTCTGGGCCACTCGTCGTTATCATCCACTCAAATATATACTCATGTAGATAATGTTCATCTTGCGGAAGTCTATGACAATGCTCATCCGCTTGCAAAGAAGAAGAGATGA